CAGATAAAATCAGCCTGGGGAGAACTGGCAGAATCCGCCCAAGAAGAGTTGGAGGCGTCGTTTTGGAACGACAGCATCCGCATGTACAACATCCGCACGCCATGTCCCAACGGAGATTGCAATTCAATTTTTCATTATTGGTGGATGGCGCATGCCGTTGATGTTTTGACAGACGGATATATTCGAACCGGACGGGCCTTTTATAAAGAACGTTTGTTGCTGCTTTACGAAGGGTTGCTGGAACGCAACGGGGGATTGTGGACGAACAATCTGTACGACGATATGGAATGGATGGCTCTCGCATGGTTGCGTGTTTATCTGGAATTGGGGGAGGAGCGCTTTAAGCGGGCCGCTCTTACGCTTTGGGAAGATATTCGAAATGGTTGGAACGAGCATTGCGGCGGTGGTATCGCTTGGCAAAAAACGCAGATCGATTATAAAAATACGCCGGCCAACGCACCAGCCGTCATTTTGGCGGCAAGACTCTACCAAATTTTTGGATTTGAAGCTGATTTGCAATGGGCTCAAAAAATTTATAACTGGCAAAAGCGAACGCTTGTTGACCCGGACAGCGGCATTGTATGGGATGGCATAAACCGTAACGGCGACAAAATGATAGACAAGGAATGGAAATTCACTTATTGCCAGGGCGTGTTCATCGGAGCGGGCGTAGAATTGTTTCGCGCAACCGGTGATCGTGGTTATTTGGAAGATGCGGAAAGAACGGCTGCGGTGGCTGTTAAAGAACTTTCCGATTCAGCTACCGGGGTGTTGCCCGCGGAAGGAGGTGGCGACGGCGGCCTCTTTAAAGGTATATTCGTCCGATATCTGGCCGATCTGGCATTGGTGAAGAAATCAGACGATTTGGTTCGGTTGTTGTTCATGAACGCGAAAATGATGTGGAAACAGGGACGCTGCGGAAATAAAGTTTTGTTCGGAGTTGATTGGAGCAGCGCGAATTCGGAAATCGTGGAGCTTAGCACACAGTTGAGCGGTGTCATGCTTTTGGAAATGGCGGCCAAACTGGAGAGAGCCGGCATCACTTGCTGACGGTTAACAAAAGTTTATTTTAGAGAAATATCGGATTTCCGTCAAAAAAATGCGCTTGCTTTATGCGGGCGCATTTTTTGACGGATAAAGGTACGCGAAAGTAAATCAGAGCGATATATACGCTATGCGGCTCAGAACCTTAAAGAAGCCGCCAATCGTTTTTTAATTACGGGGCGCAAGCCGTTACAACAGGGGCGTTTGAACATAGTATGGGTTGTATAAGTTGCGAAAAGGGGGTTCTTCACAGTGCCTCTTGCCAAAACATACGCAATC
The genomic region above belongs to Bacilli bacterium and contains:
- a CDS encoding glycoside hydrolase family 76 protein — its product is MKQIKSAWGELAESAQEELEASFWNDSIRMYNIRTPCPNGDCNSIFHYWWMAHAVDVLTDGYIRTGRAFYKERLLLLYEGLLERNGGLWTNNLYDDMEWMALAWLRVYLELGEERFKRAALTLWEDIRNGWNEHCGGGIAWQKTQIDYKNTPANAPAVILAARLYQIFGFEADLQWAQKIYNWQKRTLVDPDSGIVWDGINRNGDKMIDKEWKFTYCQGVFIGAGVELFRATGDRGYLEDAERTAAVAVKELSDSATGVLPAEGGGDGGLFKGIFVRYLADLALVKKSDDLVRLLFMNAKMMWKQGRCGNKVLFGVDWSSANSEIVELSTQLSGVMLLEMAAKLERAGITC